The following are encoded in a window of Castanea sativa cultivar Marrone di Chiusa Pesio chromosome 5, ASM4071231v1 genomic DNA:
- the LOC142635995 gene encoding G-type lectin S-receptor-like serine/threonine-protein kinase At1g11410 isoform X4 has protein sequence MKFGLNLMTGINMFLTSWKSKDDPGTGNYSLKMNPNGSPQSFLYNGSTPYWRYSLGNNVFTETSLSGLKFFFVNNQDEMSTYYSHDDPSIMTRVVLDNTGLLRYLMWDDGVHQWKEQWSVPKYRCDKYGQCGPYSKCNPDNINKFECMCMPGYEPKSPRDWIFRDGSEGCVRKNSGLSMCKNGEGFVKLERLKLPDSSIDGALIGTSMSSSECEQACLTNCSCTAFSRTNIDGKGTGCLAWYGELIDTLQFTDEGSELNVRVDATELAKYIRKSKGSLSKKRKLALALVSIAVSIFPVSFLAYIWLMKKKKKKKKGTVKRKVHNQSLHITSTKGSFEGNELKDSGTHPDLLIFDLSCIVAATENFSPTNKLGQGGFGSVYKGLLSNGQQIAVKRLSKSSRQGIEEFKNEVMSIAKLQHRNLVKLLGCCIQEGEKMLIYEYMPNKSLDSFIFDHTRSSFLNWSKRFEIIIGIARGILYLHQDSRLKIIHRDLKTSNVLLDAEMYPKISDFGMARIFKEGQTQDKTTRIVGTYGYMSLEYAVFGKFSTKSNVFSLGVILLEIVSGKKNSDSYQQHPSLTLIGHVWELWREDRALDIVDSSIKESCVFDEVLRCIQVGLLCVQEEVVDRPTMLAVHLMLSSERTLPSPKQPAFIFRGPSKKLDSVTGVSCSINEVTITESEAR, from the exons ATGAAGTTTGGCTTGAATCTTATGACTGGGATAAACATGTTCCTAACATCTTGGAAGTCAAAAGATGACCCTGGAACTGGAAACTATAGCCTTAAGATGAATCCTAATGGCTCTCCACAATCGTTTTTGTACAACGGTTCAACCCCATATTGGAGATATTCGCTAGGGAATAATGTATTCACTGAAACAAGCTTATCAggtttgaagtttttttttgttaacaacCAAGATGAAATGTCTACCTACTACTCTCATGATGACCCTTCCATCATGACAAGAGTAGTGTTGGACAACACTGGATTGCTTCGATATCTTATGTGGGATGATGGTGTTCATCAGTGGAAGGAACAATGGTCAGTACCTAAATACCGGTGTGACAAGTATGGGCAATGTGGTCCGTATAGTAAATGCAATCctgataatattaataagtttgAGTGCATGTGTATGCCAGGGTATGAGCCTAAGTCTCCAAGGGATTGGATTTTCAGGGATGGTTCTGAGGGTTGTGTGAGGAAGAACTCGGGGTTGTCCATGTGTAAAAATGGAGAAGGGTTTGTTAAATTGGAGCGTTTGAAACTTCCCGATTCATCAATTGATGGAGCTTTGATAGGCACAAGTATGAGTAGCTCAGAGTGTGAGCAGGCATGCTTGACGAATTGTTCTTGCACAGCTTTTAGCAGGACGAATATTGATGGGAAGGGAACCGGATGCTTGGCATGGTATGGTGAATTAATCGACACTTTACAGTTTACAGATGAAGGGTCAGAACTAAATGTTCGTGTAGATGCAACTGAGTTAG cTAAGTATATAAGGAAATCCAAAGGTTCACTTAGCAAGAAGAGGAAGCTGGCTTTAGCATTAGTGTCTATTGCTGTGTCAATATTTCCTGTATCATTTCTAGCCTATATTTGgctaatgaagaagaaaaagaaaaagaaaaaag GGACAGTGAAGAGAAAAGTGCACAATCAATCATTACATATTACGAGTACCAAAGGCTCTTTTGAGGGGAATGAGCTCAAGGACAGTGGTACACATCCAGATTTACTGATTTTTGATCTAAGCTGCATAGTTGCTGCCACAGAAAATTTTTCTCCTACCAACAAACTTGGGCAAGGTGGTTTTGGCTCTGTATATAAG GGTCTATTATCTAATGGACAACAAATAGCTGTAAAAAGGCTGTCCAAGAGTTCTAGACAAGGAATAGAAGAATTCAAAAATGAAGTTATGTCGATTGCGAAACTTCAACACAGGAATCTTGTCAAACTGTTAGGTTGTTGCATTCAGGAGGGAGAAAAGATGCTTATTTATGAATACATGCCCAACAAAAGTTtagactcttttatttttg atcatacaagaagttcattCCTAAATTGGAGTAAACGCTTTGAAATCATTATTGGGATTGCTCGGGGGATTTTGTATCTTCATCAAGACTCAAGATTGAAGATTATCCATAGAGATCTTAAAACCAGCAATGTCCTGCTAGATGCTGAGATGTATCCCAAGATTTCAGATTTTGGCATGGCTCGTATATTCAAAGAGGGCCAAACTCAAGACAAGACAACTAGAATTGTTGGAACATA TGGTTATATGTCACTAGAGTATGCAGTATTTGgaaagttttcaacaaaatcaaatgtCTTTAGTTTAGGGGTCATCTTATTGGAGATCGTAAGTGGCAAAAAGAATAGCGATTCTTATCAACAGCACCCTTCCCTAACTTTAATAGGGCAT GTCTGGGAACTATGGAGAGAAGATAGAGCTTTGGATATAGTTGATTCATCGATAAAGGAGTCATGTGTTTTTGATGAAGTCTTGAGATGCATTCAAGTtgggttgttatgtgtacaAGAAGAAGTAGTAGATCGACCAACTATGTTAGCAGTTCATCTCATGCTAAGTAGTGAAAGAACTCTTCCTTCTCCTAAACAACCTGCTTTCATTTTCAGAGGACCTTCCAAAAAATTGGACTCAGTCACAGGAGTTTCTTGTTCTATAAATGAAGTGACAATAACTGAGTCTGAAGCTAGATAA
- the LOC142635995 gene encoding G-type lectin S-receptor-like serine/threonine-protein kinase RKS1 isoform X1, protein MLTNHLHKQGCAENKMIESLILIILFFKFCTSLDTLATNQSIKDGQSLISKHNKFALGFFSPGKSSYRYLGIWYVKVTPQTVVWVANRNHPIIDSSGVLSINQHGDLVLHDSNNPLLWSTNVSVQDQVTTSSVAQLHDSGNLVLVQDNNTKELWQSFDHPTDTQLPNMKFGLNLMTGINMFLTSWKSKDDPGTGNYSLKMNPNGSPQSFLYNGSTPYWRYSLGNNVFTETSLSGLKFFFVNNQDEMSTYYSHDDPSIMTRVVLDNTGLLRYLMWDDGVHQWKEQWSVPKYRCDKYGQCGPYSKCNPDNINKFECMCMPGYEPKSPRDWIFRDGSEGCVRKNSGLSMCKNGEGFVKLERLKLPDSSIDGALIGTSMSSSECEQACLTNCSCTAFSRTNIDGKGTGCLAWYGELIDTLQFTDEGSELNVRVDATELAKYIRKSKGSLSKKRKLALALVSIAVSIFPVSFLAYIWLMKKKKKKKKGTVKRKVHNQSLHITSTKGSFEGNELKDSGTHPDLLIFDLSCIVAATENFSPTNKLGQGGFGSVYKGLLSNGQQIAVKRLSKSSRQGIEEFKNEVMSIAKLQHRNLVKLLGCCIQEGEKMLIYEYMPNKSLDSFIFDHTRSSFLNWSKRFEIIIGIARGILYLHQDSRLKIIHRDLKTSNVLLDAEMYPKISDFGMARIFKEGQTQDKTTRIVGTYGYMSLEYAVFGKFSTKSNVFSLGVILLEIVSGKKNSDSYQQHPSLTLIGHVWELWREDRALDIVDSSIKESCVFDEVLRCIQVGLLCVQEEVVDRPTMLAVHLMLSSERTLPSPKQPAFIFRGPSKKLDSVTGVSCSINEVTITESEAR, encoded by the exons ATGTTAACAAACCATTTGCACAAACAAGGATGTGCTGAAAATAAAATGATCGAGTCTTTGATTCTAATCATtctcttcttcaaattttgcaCTTCCCTTGACACCTTAGCAACAAACCAATCCATCAAGGATGGCCAATCTTTGATTTCTAAACACAACAAGTTTGCCTTAGGCTTCTTCAGCCCTGGCAAGTCTAGCTACAGGTATCTTGGCATTTGGTATGTCAAAGTGACACCACAAACTGTTGTGTGGGTTGCAAATAGGAACCATCCTATTATTGATTCTTCTGGAGTTCTCTCAATCAACCAACATGGAGATCTTGTCCTCCATGACAGTAATAACCCTCTACTTTGGTCTACAAATGTTTCTGTCCAAGACCAAGTGACAACCTCCTCAGTAGCTCAGCTTCATGATTCAGGAAACTTGGTGTTAGTCCAGGACAATAACACAAAGGAGTTGTGGCAAAGCTTTGACCATCCTACAGATACTCAGCTTCCAAACATGAAGTTTGGCTTGAATCTTATGACTGGGATAAACATGTTCCTAACATCTTGGAAGTCAAAAGATGACCCTGGAACTGGAAACTATAGCCTTAAGATGAATCCTAATGGCTCTCCACAATCGTTTTTGTACAACGGTTCAACCCCATATTGGAGATATTCGCTAGGGAATAATGTATTCACTGAAACAAGCTTATCAggtttgaagtttttttttgttaacaacCAAGATGAAATGTCTACCTACTACTCTCATGATGACCCTTCCATCATGACAAGAGTAGTGTTGGACAACACTGGATTGCTTCGATATCTTATGTGGGATGATGGTGTTCATCAGTGGAAGGAACAATGGTCAGTACCTAAATACCGGTGTGACAAGTATGGGCAATGTGGTCCGTATAGTAAATGCAATCctgataatattaataagtttgAGTGCATGTGTATGCCAGGGTATGAGCCTAAGTCTCCAAGGGATTGGATTTTCAGGGATGGTTCTGAGGGTTGTGTGAGGAAGAACTCGGGGTTGTCCATGTGTAAAAATGGAGAAGGGTTTGTTAAATTGGAGCGTTTGAAACTTCCCGATTCATCAATTGATGGAGCTTTGATAGGCACAAGTATGAGTAGCTCAGAGTGTGAGCAGGCATGCTTGACGAATTGTTCTTGCACAGCTTTTAGCAGGACGAATATTGATGGGAAGGGAACCGGATGCTTGGCATGGTATGGTGAATTAATCGACACTTTACAGTTTACAGATGAAGGGTCAGAACTAAATGTTCGTGTAGATGCAACTGAGTTAG cTAAGTATATAAGGAAATCCAAAGGTTCACTTAGCAAGAAGAGGAAGCTGGCTTTAGCATTAGTGTCTATTGCTGTGTCAATATTTCCTGTATCATTTCTAGCCTATATTTGgctaatgaagaagaaaaagaaaaagaaaaaag GGACAGTGAAGAGAAAAGTGCACAATCAATCATTACATATTACGAGTACCAAAGGCTCTTTTGAGGGGAATGAGCTCAAGGACAGTGGTACACATCCAGATTTACTGATTTTTGATCTAAGCTGCATAGTTGCTGCCACAGAAAATTTTTCTCCTACCAACAAACTTGGGCAAGGTGGTTTTGGCTCTGTATATAAG GGTCTATTATCTAATGGACAACAAATAGCTGTAAAAAGGCTGTCCAAGAGTTCTAGACAAGGAATAGAAGAATTCAAAAATGAAGTTATGTCGATTGCGAAACTTCAACACAGGAATCTTGTCAAACTGTTAGGTTGTTGCATTCAGGAGGGAGAAAAGATGCTTATTTATGAATACATGCCCAACAAAAGTTtagactcttttatttttg atcatacaagaagttcattCCTAAATTGGAGTAAACGCTTTGAAATCATTATTGGGATTGCTCGGGGGATTTTGTATCTTCATCAAGACTCAAGATTGAAGATTATCCATAGAGATCTTAAAACCAGCAATGTCCTGCTAGATGCTGAGATGTATCCCAAGATTTCAGATTTTGGCATGGCTCGTATATTCAAAGAGGGCCAAACTCAAGACAAGACAACTAGAATTGTTGGAACATA TGGTTATATGTCACTAGAGTATGCAGTATTTGgaaagttttcaacaaaatcaaatgtCTTTAGTTTAGGGGTCATCTTATTGGAGATCGTAAGTGGCAAAAAGAATAGCGATTCTTATCAACAGCACCCTTCCCTAACTTTAATAGGGCAT GTCTGGGAACTATGGAGAGAAGATAGAGCTTTGGATATAGTTGATTCATCGATAAAGGAGTCATGTGTTTTTGATGAAGTCTTGAGATGCATTCAAGTtgggttgttatgtgtacaAGAAGAAGTAGTAGATCGACCAACTATGTTAGCAGTTCATCTCATGCTAAGTAGTGAAAGAACTCTTCCTTCTCCTAAACAACCTGCTTTCATTTTCAGAGGACCTTCCAAAAAATTGGACTCAGTCACAGGAGTTTCTTGTTCTATAAATGAAGTGACAATAACTGAGTCTGAAGCTAGATAA
- the LOC142635995 gene encoding G-type lectin S-receptor-like serine/threonine-protein kinase At1g11410 isoform X2 yields the protein MLTNHLHKQGCAENKMIESLILIILFFKFCTSLDTLATNQSIKDGQSLISKHNKFALGFFSPGKSSYRYLGIWYVKVTPQTVVWVANRNHPIIDSSGVLSINQHGDLVLHDSNNPLLWSTNVSVQDQVTTSSVAQLHDSGNLVLVQDNNTKELWQSFDHPTDTQLPNMKFGLNLMTGINMFLTSWKSKDDPGTGNYSLKMNPNGSPQSFLYNGSTPYWRYSLGNNVFTETSLSGLKFFFVNNQDEMSTYYSHDDPSIMTRVVLDNTGLLRYLMWDDGVHQWKEQWSVPKYRCDKYGQCGPYSKCNPDNINKFECMCMPGYEPKSPRDWIFRDGSEGCVRKNSGLSMCKNGEGFVKLERLKLPDSSIDGALIGTSMSSSECEQACLTNCSCTAFSRTNIDGKGTGCLAWYGELIDTLQFTDEGSELNVRVDATELAKYIRKSKGSLSKKRKLALALVSIAVSIFPVSFLAYIWLMKKKKKKKKGTVKRKVHNQSLHITSTKGSFEGNELKDSGTHPDLLIFDLSCIVAATENFSPTNKLGQGGFGSVYKGLLSNGQQIAVKRLSKSSRQGIEEFKNEVMSIAKLQHRNLVKLLGCCIQEGEKMLIYEYMPNKSLDSFIFDHTRSSFLNWSKRFEIIIGIARGILYLHQDSRLKIIHRDLKTSNVLLDAEMYPKISDFGMARIFKEGQTQDKTTRIVGT from the exons ATGTTAACAAACCATTTGCACAAACAAGGATGTGCTGAAAATAAAATGATCGAGTCTTTGATTCTAATCATtctcttcttcaaattttgcaCTTCCCTTGACACCTTAGCAACAAACCAATCCATCAAGGATGGCCAATCTTTGATTTCTAAACACAACAAGTTTGCCTTAGGCTTCTTCAGCCCTGGCAAGTCTAGCTACAGGTATCTTGGCATTTGGTATGTCAAAGTGACACCACAAACTGTTGTGTGGGTTGCAAATAGGAACCATCCTATTATTGATTCTTCTGGAGTTCTCTCAATCAACCAACATGGAGATCTTGTCCTCCATGACAGTAATAACCCTCTACTTTGGTCTACAAATGTTTCTGTCCAAGACCAAGTGACAACCTCCTCAGTAGCTCAGCTTCATGATTCAGGAAACTTGGTGTTAGTCCAGGACAATAACACAAAGGAGTTGTGGCAAAGCTTTGACCATCCTACAGATACTCAGCTTCCAAACATGAAGTTTGGCTTGAATCTTATGACTGGGATAAACATGTTCCTAACATCTTGGAAGTCAAAAGATGACCCTGGAACTGGAAACTATAGCCTTAAGATGAATCCTAATGGCTCTCCACAATCGTTTTTGTACAACGGTTCAACCCCATATTGGAGATATTCGCTAGGGAATAATGTATTCACTGAAACAAGCTTATCAggtttgaagtttttttttgttaacaacCAAGATGAAATGTCTACCTACTACTCTCATGATGACCCTTCCATCATGACAAGAGTAGTGTTGGACAACACTGGATTGCTTCGATATCTTATGTGGGATGATGGTGTTCATCAGTGGAAGGAACAATGGTCAGTACCTAAATACCGGTGTGACAAGTATGGGCAATGTGGTCCGTATAGTAAATGCAATCctgataatattaataagtttgAGTGCATGTGTATGCCAGGGTATGAGCCTAAGTCTCCAAGGGATTGGATTTTCAGGGATGGTTCTGAGGGTTGTGTGAGGAAGAACTCGGGGTTGTCCATGTGTAAAAATGGAGAAGGGTTTGTTAAATTGGAGCGTTTGAAACTTCCCGATTCATCAATTGATGGAGCTTTGATAGGCACAAGTATGAGTAGCTCAGAGTGTGAGCAGGCATGCTTGACGAATTGTTCTTGCACAGCTTTTAGCAGGACGAATATTGATGGGAAGGGAACCGGATGCTTGGCATGGTATGGTGAATTAATCGACACTTTACAGTTTACAGATGAAGGGTCAGAACTAAATGTTCGTGTAGATGCAACTGAGTTAG cTAAGTATATAAGGAAATCCAAAGGTTCACTTAGCAAGAAGAGGAAGCTGGCTTTAGCATTAGTGTCTATTGCTGTGTCAATATTTCCTGTATCATTTCTAGCCTATATTTGgctaatgaagaagaaaaagaaaaagaaaaaag GGACAGTGAAGAGAAAAGTGCACAATCAATCATTACATATTACGAGTACCAAAGGCTCTTTTGAGGGGAATGAGCTCAAGGACAGTGGTACACATCCAGATTTACTGATTTTTGATCTAAGCTGCATAGTTGCTGCCACAGAAAATTTTTCTCCTACCAACAAACTTGGGCAAGGTGGTTTTGGCTCTGTATATAAG GGTCTATTATCTAATGGACAACAAATAGCTGTAAAAAGGCTGTCCAAGAGTTCTAGACAAGGAATAGAAGAATTCAAAAATGAAGTTATGTCGATTGCGAAACTTCAACACAGGAATCTTGTCAAACTGTTAGGTTGTTGCATTCAGGAGGGAGAAAAGATGCTTATTTATGAATACATGCCCAACAAAAGTTtagactcttttatttttg atcatacaagaagttcattCCTAAATTGGAGTAAACGCTTTGAAATCATTATTGGGATTGCTCGGGGGATTTTGTATCTTCATCAAGACTCAAGATTGAAGATTATCCATAGAGATCTTAAAACCAGCAATGTCCTGCTAGATGCTGAGATGTATCCCAAGATTTCAGATTTTGGCATGGCTCGTATATTCAAAGAGGGCCAAACTCAAGACAAGACAACTAGAATTGTTGGAACATA G
- the LOC142635995 gene encoding G-type lectin S-receptor-like serine/threonine-protein kinase At1g11410 isoform X3, with amino-acid sequence MLTNHLHKQGCAENKMIESLILIILFFKFCTSLDTLATNQSIKDGQSLISKHNKFALGFFSPGKSSYRYLGIWYVKVTPQTVVWVANRNHPIIDSSGVLSINQHGDLVLHDSNNPLLWSTNVSVQDQVTTSSVAQLHDSGNLVLVQDNNTKELWQSFDHPTDTQLPNMKFGLNLMTGINMFLTSWKSKDDPGTGNYSLKMNPNGSPQSFLYNGSTPYWRYSLGNNVFTETSLSGLKFFFVNNQDEMSTYYSHDDPSIMTRVVLDNTGLLRYLMWDDGVHQWKEQWSVPKYRCDKYGQCGPYSKCNPDNINKFECMCMPGYEPKSPRDWIFRDGSEGCVRKNSGLSMCKNGEGFVKLERLKLPDSSIDGALIGTSMSSSECEQACLTNCSCTAFSRTNIDGKGTGCLAWYGELIDTLQFTDEGSELNVRVDATELAKYIRKSKGSLSKKRKLALALVSIAVSIFPVSFLAYIWLMKKKKKKKKGTVKRKVHNQSLHITSTKGSFEGNELKDSGTHPDLLIFDLSCIVAATENFSPTNKLGQGGFGSVYKGLLSNGQQIAVKRLSKSSRQGIEEFKNEVMSIAKLQHRNLVKLLGCCIQEGEKMLIYEYMPNKSLDSFIFDHTRSSFLNWSKRFEIIIGIARGILYLHQDSRLKIIHRDLKTSNVLLDAEMYPKISDFGMARIFKEGQTQDKTTRIVGT; translated from the exons ATGTTAACAAACCATTTGCACAAACAAGGATGTGCTGAAAATAAAATGATCGAGTCTTTGATTCTAATCATtctcttcttcaaattttgcaCTTCCCTTGACACCTTAGCAACAAACCAATCCATCAAGGATGGCCAATCTTTGATTTCTAAACACAACAAGTTTGCCTTAGGCTTCTTCAGCCCTGGCAAGTCTAGCTACAGGTATCTTGGCATTTGGTATGTCAAAGTGACACCACAAACTGTTGTGTGGGTTGCAAATAGGAACCATCCTATTATTGATTCTTCTGGAGTTCTCTCAATCAACCAACATGGAGATCTTGTCCTCCATGACAGTAATAACCCTCTACTTTGGTCTACAAATGTTTCTGTCCAAGACCAAGTGACAACCTCCTCAGTAGCTCAGCTTCATGATTCAGGAAACTTGGTGTTAGTCCAGGACAATAACACAAAGGAGTTGTGGCAAAGCTTTGACCATCCTACAGATACTCAGCTTCCAAACATGAAGTTTGGCTTGAATCTTATGACTGGGATAAACATGTTCCTAACATCTTGGAAGTCAAAAGATGACCCTGGAACTGGAAACTATAGCCTTAAGATGAATCCTAATGGCTCTCCACAATCGTTTTTGTACAACGGTTCAACCCCATATTGGAGATATTCGCTAGGGAATAATGTATTCACTGAAACAAGCTTATCAggtttgaagtttttttttgttaacaacCAAGATGAAATGTCTACCTACTACTCTCATGATGACCCTTCCATCATGACAAGAGTAGTGTTGGACAACACTGGATTGCTTCGATATCTTATGTGGGATGATGGTGTTCATCAGTGGAAGGAACAATGGTCAGTACCTAAATACCGGTGTGACAAGTATGGGCAATGTGGTCCGTATAGTAAATGCAATCctgataatattaataagtttgAGTGCATGTGTATGCCAGGGTATGAGCCTAAGTCTCCAAGGGATTGGATTTTCAGGGATGGTTCTGAGGGTTGTGTGAGGAAGAACTCGGGGTTGTCCATGTGTAAAAATGGAGAAGGGTTTGTTAAATTGGAGCGTTTGAAACTTCCCGATTCATCAATTGATGGAGCTTTGATAGGCACAAGTATGAGTAGCTCAGAGTGTGAGCAGGCATGCTTGACGAATTGTTCTTGCACAGCTTTTAGCAGGACGAATATTGATGGGAAGGGAACCGGATGCTTGGCATGGTATGGTGAATTAATCGACACTTTACAGTTTACAGATGAAGGGTCAGAACTAAATGTTCGTGTAGATGCAACTGAGTTAG cTAAGTATATAAGGAAATCCAAAGGTTCACTTAGCAAGAAGAGGAAGCTGGCTTTAGCATTAGTGTCTATTGCTGTGTCAATATTTCCTGTATCATTTCTAGCCTATATTTGgctaatgaagaagaaaaagaaaaagaaaaaag GGACAGTGAAGAGAAAAGTGCACAATCAATCATTACATATTACGAGTACCAAAGGCTCTTTTGAGGGGAATGAGCTCAAGGACAGTGGTACACATCCAGATTTACTGATTTTTGATCTAAGCTGCATAGTTGCTGCCACAGAAAATTTTTCTCCTACCAACAAACTTGGGCAAGGTGGTTTTGGCTCTGTATATAAG GGTCTATTATCTAATGGACAACAAATAGCTGTAAAAAGGCTGTCCAAGAGTTCTAGACAAGGAATAGAAGAATTCAAAAATGAAGTTATGTCGATTGCGAAACTTCAACACAGGAATCTTGTCAAACTGTTAGGTTGTTGCATTCAGGAGGGAGAAAAGATGCTTATTTATGAATACATGCCCAACAAAAGTTtagactcttttatttttg atcatacaagaagttcattCCTAAATTGGAGTAAACGCTTTGAAATCATTATTGGGATTGCTCGGGGGATTTTGTATCTTCATCAAGACTCAAGATTGAAGATTATCCATAGAGATCTTAAAACCAGCAATGTCCTGCTAGATGCTGAGATGTATCCCAAGATTTCAGATTTTGGCATGGCTCGTATATTCAAAGAGGGCCAAACTCAAGACAAGACAACTAGAATTGTTGGAACATA A